A window of Roseiflexus castenholzii DSM 13941 genomic DNA:
CAGATTTTGCGCAGCGAGCCGACCATGAAACCCATCAGCACCGCTACAGTGACATTGTGGTAATGCCGGAGCAACCAGCTCAACAGGCGCACGAAACCCAGAAGCCCCACCACTGCTCCCAGAGCAACCGGCACAATCGCCAGCAGGTTCAGATCCGCCACGGCATCGAGCACATACGCATACTGCCCCAGGATCAGCAGAATGAATGATCCTGAAATGCCGGGCAGGATCATTGCCATAATCGCCAGGGCGCCGCTGAAGAAGAGCGTGACCGGATCGTGCGGCATCGTCAAGGGTACCAGCCCCACGATCACGTAGCCAGCCGCAGTGCCCCCCGCCAGGGCTGCCGCAGCGCCGGGATTCCAGCGAACGGTTGCGCCGACAGCGATGATTGAAGCAACGATGAGACCGAAAAAGAAGGCGAAGAGGTACACCGGTTGGTTCTCCAGCAGATAGCGCATGACCCGCGCCATAGCGAGCACCGCCGTACCGACACCCAACCCCAGGGGGATGAGAAAACCCCAGGGGATGCTGGTCAGCGCCGCACGCCAGCGCCCCTGACCGAGCAAACGGAGCAGTTGCACGTTGAACGACTTGATGGCAGACAGCAGATGCTCGTAGATCCCCAGGATAAAAGCCATCGTCCCACCCGATACGCCGGGTATCAGGTCGGCGATGCCCATGGCTATCCCCGTGAAAAAGAGACGAAGCGCCGAAAATGGACGAGTTGCGGCTTCGGGTGTGTGCATGATCCACGGCTCCGTATACTGGCAAATACGACTTAAAACGAGACACTGCGGCGAGTATACCCCACGCATGGCGTGGCGTCAATGACTCTGGAAGAAACGCCGCGCTTGCCGTCAATTCAGCGATGCCCGCGCGAATGGTTGACGCGCGCGTTGAGCGCACAAAGCCTCCGCGACAGCGGACTGGCCAGGGCATCTGCCCGCGACGCTGCCAGGTGCAATGCTTCAATGTCTCTTGCTCATTCCGCGACAGCGGACTGGCCAGGGCATCTGCCCGCGACGGAGGAGGATGTGGTAGCACCCTTCGTGCGCTCAGCAAGATGATTCAGTGGGATCTTGATATGGTGGATCATGAACAGCCAGTGGTATCGGAGGGGGATAGGGCGAGGAAATCAGGGCTTTGGGATGGGGCGAACACTCTTCTCCCATACAAAACCCCGTTCATGAGGGTTATTTCCTCCTCCCTGACCTCCATGCGTCAATCTCGCCTGCGTCGCGCCTCTCTGCGATCAAGACGTTCGGTGCGCATCATCCCCGTTATACGGGGTGTATGAGCCGGGCGCGCGCCCGTATCGTGGTCGCGGGACGCGCGACGGCGGCTGGGTGCAGCGCCATGGGGCGCAGCGTGAGGATGCGCTTCGTGATGGCGGGGGGCAGTGTGACGATTGGAATGGACCGCATCAGATCGGGTTTCGTGAACCGGCGCAGCGGCGTTGTAATCGAACCCCGGAACGATCTCTCGCTTCAACGGCTCGCCGATCAATCGTTCGATTGCGCGCACCATCGCAGTATCACCGCGCGTCACCAGGGTGAAGGCATCGCCGGTGCGCGCGGCGCGCCCGGTGCGCCCGATGCGATGCGTGTACGCCTCGGCGGTTTGCGGCATATCGTAGTTGATCACGTGCGAAATGCGCGCCACATCGATTCCGCGCGCCGCGATGTCGGTCGCCGTCAGTATCTGGTACCGACCGCTGCGGAACCCGTCGAGAGCCGCCTGGCGACGGTTCTGCGACAGATTGCCGTGCAACGATGTTGCGCGATACCCCAGCCGCGCCAGGGTATCGCCCAGGCGCTGCGCGCGATGCTTCGTGCGG
This region includes:
- a CDS encoding DUF368 domain-containing protein; this translates as MHTPEAATRPFSALRLFFTGIAMGIADLIPGVSGGTMAFILGIYEHLLSAIKSFNVQLLRLLGQGRWRAALTSIPWGFLIPLGLGVGTAVLAMARVMRYLLENQPVYLFAFFFGLIVASIIAVGATVRWNPGAAAALAGGTAAGYVIVGLVPLTMPHDPVTLFFSGALAIMAMILPGISGSFILLILGQYAYVLDAVADLNLLAIVPVALGAVVGLLGFVRLLSWLLRHYHNVTVAVLMGFMVGSLRKIWPWKEVVETMLDRHGEPVPIRERNILPDMAAQEFWIALAIAVIGFVLLNVIDHAQTGANPMLRRLGRNRQARQEQDSRVPG